DNA from Salmo trutta chromosome 14, fSalTru1.1, whole genome shotgun sequence:
NNNNNNNNNNNNNNNNNNNNNNNNNNNNNNNNNNNNNNNNNNNNNNNNNNNNNNNNNNNNNNNNNNNNNNNNcctctttcgctctctctctctctcccctctctctctctctctccctctttcgctctctctctctctcccccctctctctctctctctctctctcccccctctctctctccccctctctctctctccccctctccccctctccccctccctccctcccccctccccctctctttaatACTTCAGACAGCGTGTGTAGGAGCTATAGATGGTTCTGTCGACCCACCGGCGGAACTTGGACACCGCTGTGTAAACGCCCGGAAACTTGGCATCTCCGCAGCCGTTTCCCCACGATACCACACCGTAGACACGCCCCTCGCACACCAGCGGCCCGCCGGAATCTCCCTGGAAACCACAAGGTACACCAAATCCTCACTCAGTTTCCATGACAACGTGTCTCTTTTTCTGAGGCCACCAATGGTAGGTAACTATCATGAGAAGAGAGGAAATTTTGGAATTAAAATGTGATTGTGTTGTGTAACTATAGATTAAGGTAATAGGTTATCGAACGCACCCTTAACTATCCTATACAGCTAGTGGGAACTGATAGGCCAATAGGGCGTGCTGGAAAACTCAACCTGTTACATCTATCAGGTCCAGTACCTTGCACGCGTCCTTGCCCCCAGCATTGTATCCGGCACAGATCATGTTGGAGGTGATGTTCCCGTCGAACGACTCGCTGCTGTTGCACCTAGCCGATGACACGATGGGCAGCTTGACAGTCCGCAGGGTGGAGGGGATCTGACCCCCTCCCAGAGAGGTGTACCCCCACCCTGACACACGACACACCCGCCCCGCCATAACCCCCGTACCCTGCCGAGGGAGGGGCGCCAGGGACACATAGCTACCCGTCACCATGGGAACCCTCAGCTGCAAAGGGTGGAAGaaaagagatagaggggggagttGAATTGAGTTGAGCTGAGTTGACTGAGTTGACTGAGCTGAGTTGACTGAGTTGagttgaattgaactgaactgaattgaactgaactaaactGAAATACATGTACTTACTAAGTTATTACAAGGTAATTACAAATGTTATACACAGCTAGTTACTCTAATAGAAGGCCTATCACTTGGCCTAACATCCTAAAACGGCTGTATCCAATGATGTTATAATAAACATGAATATGAACGGTAGGTAAATATGTATATTGTCTATGGTTGTATCCTGTACCTTGATGAGCATGATGTCAGCATTGTTGGTGGTCTTGTTGTACAGAGGATGGGGGATGATTCTGTGGGGTTTGGAATACTGCTCCGTTCCCTCAAACATACTCAGAGAGTAGTCCCCTGCTACGATCATCATCTGCTCTGTCCTGGGAGGAGAGGCGAGGGAGACATCAGAGACACATTCAACTGCATTGTTTACATTATCGGAGTATTGCCATCTGCTCTGTCCTTAGAAGGTGGAGTGCAATTTGAGCTGTGTTCAACTTGGCAAACACTGACTAACGTTATTTAAAATACATTTCCCCTTCTTCTTTATAcaaaaaataataaaggaaacGACTGATTCAACGTCCCAAAAGTTTCCTTTGCGCTGACTGCACTGAAGTGGGTGTATGAGTGGGTACAATGCTTCTCTGTGTGAAACAGGAACAATGTGACCGTTATCCTTTCTGAACGTACAACGTCTGACATGTTGACACCTTGTCGTGTAACACACACGCTGCGATGACAGACATGCCAAGGTTGCCCTGCTGAGCTGAGCCCACTGTCTCTCTTATCgccctcactgtctgtctgacctCCCAGTCCCAGGACTCACTGAGGCTGCTAACAACAGACAATCAGAGATCATGTCTGATtctcacaacaacaacacatgAAAATAATCACAGGTAAATGTGAAAACATGAAAAAAATCACAGGTAAATGTGAAAACATGAAAAAAATCACAGGTAAATgtgaaaacattaaaaaaaataataatttaaaaacgTGGTTATTGGACATGTGTGAAACAAATCATGTGAAATTCGagtattttttatatacattttcatgAGTGTGACGTGGTTTTTTGGAagtttttaacatttttatttggaatgggtggccagtaatacaCAGTTATATATAattattgtgttttttttgttctgCTTGACTTTTTCAAGCAAGAAAAACAGCCTCAGTGAGTCCTATGGATACAGTGTTTGGGAGTCATGCTAACTTCTCCTCAGTGTTATAAAGCAGTATATTGACTCACCCTATGTTACAGTGAGCGGCTGTAAGCACCCAGTACTTGTGCACTAGCGATCCGCCACAGAAGTGCTGTCCCTTGGTGGTCTGTAAGGATACAATGTATTTGATGGAATTGGGGGCTGGAGCGTAACCTCCGACTATACGATCCTGTATGATCTCCTGACCTGCAGgaagacatggaaacaacatgtatagtattaCACGGTACATGGGATGCGTTATaatatacactgaatgtacaacatattaagaacaccttcctcatATTGAGTCAGATCCTGAACCATCCTGAAACAGAAACAGTTACATTATATTGTATGACAGGTAGAAACCTGATTATAGTGTTGTAGGGCAGACAGGTAGAAACCTGATTATAGTGTTGTAGGACAGACAGGTAGAAACCTGATTATAGTGTTGTAGGACAGACAGGTAGAAACCTGATTATAGTGTTATAGGACAGACAGGTAGAAACCTGATTATAGTGTTGTAGGGCAGACAGGGAGAAACCTGATTATAGTGTTGTAGGACAGACAGGTAGAAACCTGATTATAGTGTTGTAGGGCAGACAGGTGGAAACCTGATTATAGTGTTGTAGGACAGACAGGTGGAAACCTGTTGGAAGAATCCAGAAATAAAAACCTGGAAAGGTCTAGAAATAGTGTACAATATAATACAGTACATAACATGCAGAAGGTGGAATAATACTATTCCCATAACATTGGATCTTTCACACCTCTTAGACCCAGTAGGGAAAAGAGGCTCCTTTTACACCTCTTAGACCCAGTAGGGAAAAGAGGCTCCTTTTACACCTCTTAGACCCAGTAGGGAAAAGAGGCTCCTTTTACACCTCTTAGACCCAGTAGGGAAAAGAGGCTCCTTTCACACCTCTTAGACCCAGTAGGGAAAAGAGGCTCCTTTTACACCTCTTAGACCCAGTGGGGAAAGAGGCTCCTTTCACACCTCTTAGACCCAGTAGGGAAAAGAGGCTCCTTTTACACCTCTTAGACCCAGTAGGGAAAAGAGGCTCCTTTTACACCTCTTAGACCCAGTAGGGAATAGAGGCTCCTATCTCCCCTCTTAGACCCAGTAGGGAAAAGAGGCTCCTTTTACACCTCTTAGACCCAGTAGGGAAAAGAGGCTCCTTTCACACCTCTTAGACCCAGTAGGGAAAAGAGGCTCCTTTCACACCTCTTAGACCCAGTAGGGAAAAGAGGCTCCTTTCACACCTCTTAGACCCAGTAGGGAATAGAGGCTCCTTTCACACCTCTTAGACCCAGTAGGGAAAAGAGGCTCCTATCTCCCCTCTTAGACCCAGTAGGGAAAAGAGGCTCCTTTCACACCTCTTAGACCCAGTAGGGAATAGAGGCAAAACTAACTCACTCTGCTGAGAATTACAGAATAGAGGCTCCTTTCACCCTCTAGATAAAAAAGTCCTGATAAAAAAATATGATTAATTTGAATGAATCATCATTTAAATTCCGAAGTATTCATTACAAATGACCAATAAACTTTAAATCAGTGTTGGTTCCTTGGTTTCGGCACAAAAATCGACCAGTGCTGTAAATGTTTTTCTACTGGTTAATCATAAACAGGGCAATAAATCACAAACATTTTAGGACAAAAAAAAGGACGTAAAGAACACAAAGGGCTAAGTACTTCTCCTTTTCATGTCCAGTGAACTCACCAGGCTCAGCTAGCAGCCATTAACGTTGCTGGTTCTGTGACCTCCGACTCCAGAGCCGAATAAAGGATTCCCTATCTGACCTGACCTTCTACCTGTGTCCTCTAGTGTCTCCtctaggatgcatcccaaatggtatcctattccctacataatgcactacttttgaccagatccctatgggccctatgggccttggtcgaaagtagtgcactatatagggaatatggtgctgtGTGAGACACATCCATTCTTATAGTGTTTCCTCTCTCCTCGATCTCACAGGGCTGTGTAACACCAGAGAGAGCTTGCCTTCACAGGGCTGTGTAACACCAGAGAGAGCTTGCCTTCACAGGGCTGTGTAACACCAGAGAGAGCTTGTCTTCACAGGGTTATGCAACATCAACTACACTCACTTTCCTGTGGTCAGGATAGAAGAGAGAGGAAAAATCACTGTCATTGTTACTGTTGGTAAAACTGTATAGCTCGGTTTCTACCTAGTTCTGGTCAACAAGGCATGCTAAATAGAGAATCTCCTTTgggcatgctttttagtccagaacAAGGCTTAATCTGTGTTCAAGAAACCTGGCCTGTGAGTTCATCCCAGTAGGACAGATTATAAATTCTGTTGTCAACAGAAAATCTAATCTAAATTCTGTTCTATTCAACATCAAAGGATCGTGACACCAATATAATACCTTAATAACAAGTTACAACAGATGTCTAGACCCTGAGCATTATGTGTACTGCTGAGTAAACAGGTTTCTACTTTAGGAGGCAGTCAGCATGCAAAGACAAGCAATACAACACAATGCTAATCATGCATTGTTTTATCGTGCATATTATTGAAAGCAATtcatatataaacacacaaatCATCAGCATATCTCCGCACTCTGGGTCACATAAAAACCTGAATAAATGATAATGAAGTATTCACCACATGAACTAGGAGGAAAATGTTCTACTTACAACTGACTGCCAAGAGCTCCAAAAGCGCATAGCACAGACAGACTACTAGCAGGTtcatgatgagagg
Protein-coding regions in this window:
- the LOC115207065 gene encoding trypsin, with translation MNLLVVCLCYALLELLAVSCQEIIQDRIVGGYAPAPNSIKYIVSLQTTKGQHFCGGSLVHKYWVLTAAHCNIGTEQMMIVAGDYSLSMFEGTEQYSKPHRIIPHPLYNKTTNNADIMLIKLRVPMVTGSYVSLAPLPRQGTGVMAGRVCRVSGWGYTSLGGGQIPSTLRTVKLPIVSSARCNSSESFDGNITSNMICAGYNAGGKDACKGDSGGPLVCEGRVYGVVSWGNGCGDAKFPGVYTAVSKFRRWVDRTIYSSYTRCLKY